In Luteibaculum oceani, the following are encoded in one genomic region:
- a CDS encoding AsmA-like C-terminal region-containing protein: MRKVFIALLILLVLFGTMVIAVPVIFKDKLVTLITNEANKNLDAVVKIEDFKVSIIKSFPDLTVSLVNFDVSGRGEFQGVSLVNGKDCSITVDIFKLLGGDAVQVKSVNLTQPNLYVFITEEGKANYDIAIDGGTEETSDAASGDSDLKISLQGWTVSDASVVYDDRSLGFYTDIQGLENEGKGDFTLSQFILETKAKAKEFTLAYEGVSYISRVALDLTAQMDMDLDKMFFGFRQNQIQLNDLKLSVNGSVAMPDDDIKLDLATSSSQSNLKHLISILPGVFMEGYENIKVDGVFDLDAKVKGIYNDNTYPGLDIALNVKDGSINYPELPSSVERISLKSKVHSEGGADLDNLVVDLANFHAEIANNPVDLSLLITNPISDPHIDGKLYTKLNLNELANAVPMKGYDLKGKFAANLVMKGKMSSLEMQRYEDFQASGNIAAQGISLSGDSVPSPVKLDTARMELSPKFIALNVLKAELEGNKLEANGRLENYMGYMFKDQDLKGKMLLKSDLVNLNAFMTEEEAGPITSAETAEVEESMGHLEVPGNIDFTLESDIKELLYEDLIVNDFKGIVLVKNKTLSFQNVKAKALGGEMLVNGTYSTADEKPMVAMSFKVEGLDINKTATTFNTVEKLAPIAKNATGKFNAAFSISGALDENMSPAWESFMGDGKVGTKNVFFENFEPINRLASKLSWDRLSKQKIADTDVQFEIKEGKVFVKPVETKIGDIPTRIAGYTAITQEIDYTFNMRIPKEKLGDAAISALSNLSNKLGGASTLGETINLDVFFTNTVSDPKVRTNFAGMASDLKNQVKKELTNKVNEKKDELEEEAKRKLEEQKAKAQKEAEEAKRKLEEEKRRLEEEAKRKAEEEKNRLKEEAKNKLRDALKRP, translated from the coding sequence ATGAGAAAAGTCTTTATTGCCCTACTAATACTATTGGTTCTTTTTGGAACCATGGTTATTGCTGTTCCCGTTATTTTTAAGGATAAGTTGGTAACGCTAATTACCAATGAAGCGAATAAAAATCTTGATGCGGTTGTAAAAATTGAAGATTTTAAGGTTAGCATTATTAAAAGCTTCCCAGATCTTACGGTTTCACTTGTAAACTTCGACGTTTCAGGTAGGGGAGAGTTTCAAGGGGTTTCCCTGGTGAATGGCAAAGACTGTTCTATTACTGTAGATATTTTCAAATTGCTTGGGGGAGATGCTGTTCAGGTAAAAAGCGTCAATCTAACCCAGCCTAATCTTTACGTATTTATTACCGAGGAAGGTAAAGCCAATTATGATATTGCAATAGATGGTGGCACGGAGGAAACATCTGATGCTGCATCTGGCGATTCAGATTTAAAAATTTCCCTTCAGGGATGGACTGTATCAGACGCAAGTGTGGTGTACGATGATCGTTCCTTAGGTTTTTATACAGATATCCAGGGATTAGAAAATGAAGGAAAAGGTGATTTTACCTTAAGTCAATTTATTCTGGAAACCAAGGCAAAAGCCAAGGAATTTACCCTTGCTTATGAAGGGGTTTCATATATAAGTCGTGTGGCGTTGGATTTAACGGCACAGATGGATATGGATTTGGATAAAATGTTTTTTGGGTTTCGCCAAAATCAAATCCAGCTTAACGATCTAAAGCTTTCCGTAAATGGTAGTGTGGCAATGCCAGATGATGATATTAAACTGGATTTAGCCACATCATCAAGCCAATCTAATCTTAAACATCTTATTTCCATCCTACCCGGCGTTTTTATGGAAGGCTATGAAAACATAAAGGTTGATGGAGTTTTTGATTTGGATGCTAAGGTTAAAGGTATTTACAATGACAACACCTATCCTGGTCTGGATATTGCTTTAAATGTAAAAGATGGAAGCATTAATTACCCAGAATTGCCTTCATCAGTAGAACGGATTTCTCTCAAGAGTAAGGTGCATTCTGAAGGAGGGGCGGATTTGGATAATCTGGTCGTGGATTTGGCCAATTTTCATGCTGAAATCGCAAACAATCCGGTGGACCTATCACTTCTAATTACTAATCCTATTTCAGATCCACATATAGATGGGAAGCTTTACACAAAACTAAACCTAAATGAACTCGCGAATGCCGTTCCAATGAAGGGATACGATCTTAAGGGGAAGTTTGCGGCTAATCTAGTAATGAAGGGAAAAATGTCTTCATTGGAAATGCAGCGTTACGAAGATTTTCAGGCTTCGGGTAATATAGCTGCACAGGGAATTTCACTAAGCGGAGATAGTGTTCCTAGTCCTGTTAAACTCGACACCGCTCGTATGGAGTTAAGTCCCAAGTTTATTGCGCTTAACGTGTTAAAAGCCGAGCTGGAAGGGAATAAATTAGAGGCAAATGGTCGTCTTGAAAATTACATGGGTTACATGTTCAAGGATCAAGATTTGAAAGGGAAAATGCTGCTAAAAAGTGATTTAGTAAATCTAAATGCTTTTATGACAGAGGAGGAAGCAGGGCCAATTACTTCTGCGGAGACTGCCGAAGTCGAAGAATCTATGGGGCATTTGGAGGTTCCAGGCAATATAGATTTTACGCTGGAAAGTGATATAAAGGAGCTGCTATATGAAGATTTGATTGTAAACGATTTTAAAGGGATCGTTTTGGTTAAGAATAAAACGTTGAGTTTTCAGAATGTAAAAGCCAAAGCGTTAGGCGGAGAAATGTTGGTAAATGGAACCTATAGCACCGCTGATGAGAAGCCTATGGTAGCCATGTCGTTTAAAGTTGAGGGGCTGGATATTAATAAAACAGCAACCACTTTTAATACTGTTGAGAAGTTGGCTCCGATTGCCAAAAATGCAACAGGGAAATTTAACGCGGCATTTTCCATAAGTGGTGCTTTAGACGAAAATATGAGCCCGGCTTGGGAAAGCTTTATGGGCGATGGAAAAGTTGGAACCAAAAATGTTTTCTTCGAGAATTTTGAGCCTATCAATAGGTTGGCATCAAAGTTAAGTTGGGATCGTTTATCCAAGCAAAAGATAGCGGATACCGATGTGCAATTTGAAATTAAGGAGGGTAAGGTTTTTGTAAAACCAGTGGAAACTAAAATTGGTGATATCCCAACTCGAATAGCCGGATATACCGCCATAACTCAGGAGATCGATTATACCTTTAATATGCGCATCCCAAAAGAGAAACTTGGAGACGCGGCTATTTCGGCCTTAAGTAATTTAAGCAATAAGTTAGGAGGAGCTTCAACCTTAGGAGAGACTATAAATTTAGATGTTTTCTTTACTAACACAGTTTCCGATCCCAAGGTAAGAACCAATTTTGCTGGGATGGCTAGCGATCTTAAAAATCAGGTTAAAAAAGAGCTTACCAATAAGGTTAACGAGAAAAAAGACGAGTTAGAGGAAGAGGCAAAAAGAAAGCTGGAAGAGCAAAAAGCTAAAGCTCAAAAGGAAGCTGAAGAAGCAAAAAGAAAATTGGAGGAAGAAAAGCGCCGTTTAGAGGAGGAAGCGAAACGCAAGGCGGAAGAGGAAAAAAATAGACTTAAGGAAGAGGCCAAGAATAAGCTTAGAGACGCATTGAAGAGACCGTAA
- a CDS encoding dicarboxylate/amino acid:cation symporter: MWKKYKKSPLHIKIIAGLVAGIIFAVVSSALGISQFTVDWIDPFGTIFIRALKMIAVPLVLFSIIKGITGLHDVSKLGRLGLKTILIYLVTTVTAVSIGLALVNTVQPGKLVDENQRIENRRAYENWVAQKDGVELIDGEQKVASESGEAVESKPASGPDLSDKMEQAKKQKEAGPLQFLVDMVPGNLFLSLSNNGLMLQVICFALFFGVCLLSIEKKYAKPVIDFVDGMNEVFLKMVDVIMKAAPFFVFALLAGVVSKMAGDDPGKVIEIFKGLGWYSLTVVVGLAAMVFGIYPLVLTSLKKKMSYKKFFKALGPAQMLAFSTSSSAATLPVTMECVNENLKVPKSISSFVLPIGATVNMDGTSLYQAVAVIFLAQFHMVDLTLGQQLMIILTATLASIGSAAVPSAGLIMLIIVLESVGLNPAWIAIIFPVDRILDMCRTVVNVTGDATVSTIIAQSEGELAKD, translated from the coding sequence ATGTGGAAAAAATACAAGAAGAGTCCTCTTCATATTAAAATCATAGCCGGTTTAGTTGCGGGAATCATATTTGCAGTTGTAAGTAGTGCATTGGGAATTAGTCAGTTTACGGTAGACTGGATAGATCCTTTTGGAACCATATTTATCCGTGCACTTAAAATGATAGCAGTACCTCTTGTGTTGTTCTCCATTATAAAAGGGATAACAGGTTTGCACGATGTTAGCAAACTGGGGCGACTGGGATTAAAGACCATTCTAATATATCTCGTTACTACGGTAACCGCTGTTTCTATAGGTTTAGCCTTAGTAAATACTGTACAACCAGGTAAGTTGGTGGATGAAAATCAGCGTATCGAAAATAGGCGAGCCTATGAGAATTGGGTTGCGCAAAAAGATGGTGTTGAACTTATAGATGGCGAGCAAAAAGTAGCTTCAGAATCTGGAGAAGCGGTGGAGTCTAAACCTGCATCTGGTCCAGATTTAAGTGATAAAATGGAGCAGGCTAAGAAACAAAAGGAGGCTGGCCCTCTTCAATTTTTGGTAGATATGGTTCCTGGAAACTTGTTCCTGTCACTGTCTAATAATGGCTTGATGTTACAGGTGATTTGCTTCGCCTTATTTTTTGGGGTTTGCCTTTTATCCATAGAGAAAAAATATGCCAAACCGGTAATAGATTTTGTGGATGGAATGAATGAGGTGTTTTTAAAGATGGTGGATGTTATCATGAAAGCAGCACCCTTTTTTGTATTTGCCTTGTTAGCTGGAGTGGTCTCTAAAATGGCTGGCGATGACCCCGGAAAGGTTATTGAAATTTTCAAAGGATTGGGATGGTACTCCTTAACGGTAGTTGTAGGTTTAGCAGCCATGGTATTTGGAATTTACCCCTTGGTTTTAACTTCCTTAAAAAAGAAAATGTCCTACAAGAAGTTCTTTAAAGCTCTTGGGCCTGCACAGATGTTAGCTTTTTCAACTAGCTCAAGTGCTGCCACGCTTCCTGTAACAATGGAATGTGTAAATGAGAATTTAAAGGTTCCTAAATCTATAAGCAGTTTTGTACTTCCTATTGGAGCAACCGTAAATATGGATGGTACCTCTTTGTACCAAGCTGTGGCAGTAATTTTCCTTGCTCAGTTTCACATGGTAGATTTAACCTTAGGCCAGCAGCTTATGATAATTCTAACGGCAACTTTAGCATCTATTGGGTCTGCTGCGGTTCCGAGTGCAGGGTTGATAATGTTAATAATTGTTTTGGAAAGCGTTGGCTTGAATCCAGCCTGGATTGCCATTATTTTCCCAGTTGATAGGATTCTAGACATGTGTAGAACGGTAGTGAACGTAACAGGAGATGCAACGGTTTCTACAATCATTGCACAAAGCGAAGGCGAATTGGCGAAAGATTGA